A stretch of the Kushneria konosiri genome encodes the following:
- the rpoB gene encoding DNA-directed RNA polymerase subunit beta yields MAYSYTEKKRIRKDFSKLPQVMDVPYLLAIQLDSYYDFLQQDRAPEGRHDIGLHAAFKSVFPIESFSGNAALEYVSYRFGTPAFDVKECQLRGVTYSAPLRVKVRLIIYDRESSNKAIKDIKEQEVYMGEIPLMTENGTFVVNGTERVIVSQLHRSPGVFFDHDKGKSHSSGKLLYSARVIPYRGSWLDFEFDPRDNVFVRIDRRRKLPATVLMRALGYSAEDILGYFFDTDVYHVERNGFSVQLVPSRLRGDTASFDISDNDGNVIVEEGRRITQKHIRQLEKAGIERLDVPMEYLLGKTLAKDQVDPNTGELLVACNTELTLEMLEKLGQAGITTIETLYTNDLDTGSFISDTLRVDSTGSQLEALVEIYRMMRPGEPPTKEAAESLFNNLFFSEDRYDLSGVGRMKFNRRLRRDTDEGPGVLTHDDIIDVLRELINIRNGFGDVDDIDHLGNRRIRSVGEMAENQFRVGLVRVERAVKERLSMAESEGLMPQDLINAKPVAAAVKEFFGSSQLSQFMDQNNPLSEVTHKRRVSALGPGGLTRERAGFEVRDVHATHYGRLCPIETPEGPNIGLINSLATYSHTNHYGFLETPYRKVENRQVTDEVVHLSAIEEGDFIIAQASATVDENGQLIDDLVQVRHRGETTFMAPDKVTLMDVSPRQVVSVAAALIPFLEHDDANRALMGSNMQRQAVPTLKADKPLVGTGMERFVARDSGVCAVARRGGVVDSVDAKRIVIRVNEDEIIGGEAGVDIYNLTKYVRSNQNTCQNQRPIVRQGDQIAIGDILADGPSVDTGDLALGQNIRIAFMPWNGYNFEDSMLISERVVEEDRFTTIHIQELTCVSRDTKLGAEEITSDIPNVGEAALGKLDESGVVYIGAEINPGDILVGKVTPKGETQLTPEEKLLRAIFGEKASDVKDTSLRASTGMRGTVIDVQVFTRDGVDKDARALSIEQQQLDEVRKDLQETYRIAENATFERLQRTLSGQPVNGGPKLSKGDVVTDEYLEELPRSQWSKIRMQDEALNELLHQADEQLELRRKEMEERFEDKKRKLTQGDDLAPGVLKIVKVYLAVRRRIQPGDKMAGRHGNKGVISAIMPVEDMPFDDEGTPVDIVLNPLGVPSRMNVGQILETHLGMAAHGLGVKIDRMMRNAREQQLTEIREFLHKVYNTSGGRQENIDELTDEEVLALAKNLSKGVPIASPVFDGAHEQEIKGLLRLADLPDSGQMALYDGRTGEKFDRPVTVGYMYMLKLNHLVDDKMHARSTGSYSLVTQQPLGGKAQFGGQRFGEMEVWALEAYGAAYTLQEMLTVKSDDVEGRTKMYKSIVDGDHSMQAGMPESFNVLVKEIRSLGIDIELEG; encoded by the coding sequence ATGGCTTACTCATACACTGAGAAAAAACGCATCCGCAAGGATTTCAGCAAACTGCCCCAAGTAATGGATGTGCCTTACCTGCTGGCCATCCAGCTTGATTCCTATTATGACTTCCTGCAGCAGGATCGTGCCCCTGAAGGTCGCCATGATATTGGTTTGCATGCCGCCTTCAAGTCAGTGTTCCCGATTGAAAGCTTTTCGGGCAATGCGGCACTCGAATATGTCAGCTACCGCTTTGGTACTCCTGCCTTTGATGTCAAGGAGTGCCAGCTTCGTGGTGTGACCTATTCAGCACCCCTGCGTGTCAAGGTACGTCTGATCATCTACGATCGCGAGTCTTCGAACAAGGCGATCAAGGATATCAAGGAGCAGGAAGTCTACATGGGGGAAATCCCCCTGATGACCGAAAACGGTACCTTTGTGGTCAATGGTACCGAGCGCGTTATTGTTTCTCAGCTCCACCGCAGCCCGGGCGTGTTCTTTGATCACGACAAGGGCAAGAGCCACTCTTCGGGCAAACTGCTGTATTCGGCACGTGTGATTCCCTATCGCGGGTCCTGGCTGGATTTCGAGTTTGACCCGCGCGATAACGTCTTTGTACGTATTGACCGTCGCCGCAAGCTGCCGGCCACCGTGCTCATGCGTGCACTGGGCTACAGTGCCGAGGACATTCTCGGCTATTTCTTCGACACCGATGTCTATCATGTCGAAAGAAACGGTTTTTCCGTACAGCTGGTGCCCTCGCGTCTGCGTGGCGACACTGCGAGCTTCGATATTTCCGATAATGACGGCAATGTCATTGTTGAAGAAGGTCGTCGAATCACGCAAAAGCATATCCGTCAGCTGGAAAAGGCGGGTATCGAGCGTCTTGACGTGCCGATGGAGTATCTCCTTGGCAAGACGCTGGCAAAGGATCAGGTCGATCCCAATACCGGCGAGCTACTGGTGGCCTGTAATACCGAGCTGACGCTTGAAATGCTCGAGAAACTGGGTCAGGCCGGTATCACGACCATTGAGACACTGTATACCAACGACCTGGATACCGGCTCGTTCATCTCCGACACCCTGCGTGTTGATTCCACCGGTTCTCAGCTCGAGGCACTGGTCGAGATCTATCGCATGATGCGTCCGGGCGAACCGCCGACCAAGGAAGCCGCCGAGTCGCTGTTCAACAACCTGTTCTTCAGCGAAGACCGTTACGACCTTTCGGGCGTTGGTCGCATGAAGTTCAACCGTCGTCTGCGTCGCGATACGGACGAAGGCCCGGGGGTTCTGACCCATGACGACATCATTGATGTGCTCAGAGAGCTCATCAATATTCGTAACGGGTTTGGCGATGTCGATGACATCGATCACCTGGGTAACCGTCGTATCCGAAGCGTCGGCGAAATGGCCGAAAACCAGTTCCGTGTGGGTCTGGTTCGCGTTGAGCGTGCGGTCAAGGAACGTCTGTCGATGGCCGAAAGCGAAGGCCTGATGCCGCAGGACCTGATCAATGCCAAACCGGTTGCGGCGGCGGTCAAGGAGTTCTTCGGCTCTTCTCAGCTTTCACAGTTCATGGACCAGAACAATCCACTGTCCGAGGTCACGCACAAGCGTCGTGTGTCCGCGCTCGGGCCGGGCGGTCTGACTCGTGAGCGTGCCGGTTTCGAAGTCCGTGACGTTCATGCCACGCACTATGGCCGTCTGTGCCCGATCGAGACACCTGAAGGTCCGAACATCGGTCTGATCAACTCGCTGGCCACCTACAGCCACACCAACCACTATGGTTTCCTGGAGACGCCCTACCGCAAGGTGGAAAACCGTCAGGTTACCGATGAGGTGGTGCATCTGTCGGCGATCGAGGAGGGGGACTTCATCATCGCTCAGGCCTCGGCCACGGTGGATGAAAACGGCCAGCTGATTGACGATCTCGTTCAGGTTCGTCACCGCGGTGAAACCACCTTCATGGCACCTGACAAGGTGACCCTGATGGACGTCTCTCCGCGTCAGGTCGTCTCGGTGGCCGCGGCCCTGATTCCGTTCCTGGAGCACGATGACGCCAACCGCGCCCTGATGGGTTCGAACATGCAGCGTCAGGCAGTACCGACGCTCAAGGCCGACAAGCCGCTGGTCGGTACCGGGATGGAGCGTTTCGTGGCACGCGACTCCGGTGTTTGCGCCGTGGCTCGTCGTGGCGGTGTCGTGGATTCTGTCGATGCCAAGCGTATCGTTATTCGCGTCAATGAAGATGAAATCATCGGCGGTGAAGCCGGCGTTGATATCTACAACCTGACCAAATACGTGCGCTCCAACCAGAATACCTGTCAGAACCAGCGCCCGATCGTGCGCCAGGGCGACCAGATCGCCATTGGCGACATTCTGGCTGACGGTCCGTCGGTAGATACCGGTGATCTGGCGCTGGGTCAGAACATCCGTATCGCCTTCATGCCCTGGAACGGCTACAACTTCGAAGACTCCATGCTGATTTCGGAGCGCGTGGTTGAAGAGGATCGCTTTACCACGATCCATATCCAGGAGCTGACCTGCGTTTCTCGCGATACCAAGCTGGGTGCCGAAGAAATCACCTCGGATATCCCCAACGTGGGCGAGGCGGCTCTGGGCAAGCTTGACGAGTCAGGCGTGGTCTATATCGGTGCCGAGATCAACCCGGGCGACATTCTGGTGGGCAAGGTGACGCCGAAGGGTGAAACTCAGCTGACACCGGAAGAGAAGCTGCTGCGTGCCATCTTTGGTGAGAAGGCCAGTGACGTGAAGGATACCTCGCTGCGTGCGTCTACCGGCATGCGCGGTACGGTTATCGACGTTCAGGTCTTCACCCGTGACGGCGTCGACAAGGATGCGCGTGCGCTCTCCATCGAGCAGCAGCAGCTCGATGAAGTGCGCAAGGATCTGCAGGAAACCTATCGTATCGCCGAAAACGCGACCTTTGAACGTCTGCAGCGCACGCTTTCCGGTCAGCCGGTCAACGGTGGGCCGAAGCTTTCCAAGGGTGACGTGGTTACCGACGAGTATCTTGAAGAGCTGCCGCGCTCGCAGTGGTCGAAGATTCGCATGCAGGATGAAGCGCTCAATGAGCTGCTGCATCAGGCCGACGAACAGCTGGAACTTCGCCGCAAGGAGATGGAGGAGCGTTTCGAGGACAAGAAGCGCAAGCTCACTCAGGGTGATGATCTGGCACCTGGCGTGCTCAAGATCGTCAAGGTCTATCTGGCCGTCAGGCGTCGTATCCAGCCAGGTGACAAGATGGCGGGTCGTCACGGTAACAAGGGTGTCATCTCGGCCATCATGCCGGTTGAAGACATGCCGTTCGATGATGAGGGCACGCCGGTCGATATCGTGCTCAACCCGCTGGGTGTTCCGTCGCGCATGAACGTTGGTCAGATTCTTGAGACCCACCTGGGCATGGCGGCCCACGGCCTTGGCGTCAAGATCGACCGGATGATGCGAAATGCCCGTGAGCAGCAACTCACCGAAATTCGTGAGTTCCTGCACAAGGTGTACAACACCAGTGGCGGGCGTCAGGAAAACATCGACGAGCTGACCGATGAGGAAGTGCTGGCACTGGCCAAAAACCTCTCGAAAGGCGTGCCGATCGCATCGCCGGTGTTTGACGGTGCCCATGAGCAGGAAATCAAGGGATTGCTTCGTCTGGCCGATCTGCCTGATTCCGGTCAGATGGCGCTCTACGATGGCCGTACCGGTGAGAAGTTTGATCGCCCGGTTACCGTTGGCTACATGTACATGCTCAAGCTCAACCACCTTGTGGATGACAAGATGCATGCACGTTCCACCGGTTCGTACTCGCTGGTCACTCAGCAGCCGCTCGGTGGCAAGGCGCAGTTCGGCGGCCAGCGCTTCGGTGAGATGGAAGTGTGGGCACTCGAAGCCTATGGCGCGGCCTATACGCTGCAGGAAATGCTGACGGTCAAGTCCGATGATGTTGAAGGTCGTACCAAGATGTACAAGAGCATCGTCGACGGTGATCACAGCATGCAGGCGGGTATGCCTGAATCCTTCAACGTACTGGTCAAGGAAATCCGCTCGCTGGGTATCGACATCGAGCTGGAAGGCTAA
- the nusG gene encoding transcription termination/antitermination protein NusG has product MTKRWYVVHAYSGFEKQVMRSLIERVKLYEMEDHFGEILVPTEEVVEMRDGKRRKSERKFYPGYVLVEMAMDDRSWHLVNETPRVMGFIGGTPEKPAPITPNEAEAILRRVQDGTEKPRPKTMFDAGETVRVADGPFADFNGVVEEVNYEKSRLQVSVLIFGRSTPVELEFSQVEKL; this is encoded by the coding sequence ATGACTAAGCGCTGGTATGTTGTCCACGCCTATTCCGGTTTTGAGAAACAGGTCATGCGCTCACTGATTGAGCGTGTGAAGCTTTACGAAATGGAAGACCATTTCGGCGAAATCCTGGTGCCTACGGAAGAAGTCGTCGAAATGCGCGATGGGAAGCGTCGCAAGAGCGAGCGCAAGTTTTATCCCGGTTATGTGCTGGTCGAAATGGCGATGGATGACCGCAGTTGGCATCTGGTTAATGAAACACCCCGGGTAATGGGGTTTATTGGCGGAACGCCTGAAAAGCCTGCTCCCATTACGCCGAACGAAGCAGAGGCCATTCTGCGTCGTGTACAGGATGGTACTGAAAAGCCACGTCCCAAGACCATGTTCGATGCCGGCGAAACCGTTCGTGTTGCCGATGGTCCATTTGCAGACTTCAATGGCGTGGTCGAAGAAGTCAATTATGAGAAGAGCCGTCTGCAGGTCAGTGTTCTGATCTTCGGGCGCTCAACACCCGTTGAGCTCGAGTTCTCACAGGTTGAGAAGCTCTAG
- the rplL gene encoding 50S ribosomal protein L7/L12: protein MALSKEDIINAVAEMSVMEVVDLIESMEEKFGVSAAAAVVAGPGAGGEAAAVEEQTEFDLVLTAAGDKKVNVIKVVREITGLGLKEAKGAVDGAPATLKEGMSKDDAEAAKKKLEEAGASVELK, encoded by the coding sequence ATGGCACTGAGCAAAGAAGACATCATCAACGCTGTTGCTGAAATGTCCGTCATGGAAGTCGTCGACCTTATCGAGTCGATGGAAGAGAAGTTCGGCGTCAGCGCCGCTGCAGCCGTTGTTGCAGGTCCGGGTGCAGGCGGCGAAGCCGCAGCCGTTGAAGAGCAGACCGAGTTTGATCTGGTTCTGACTGCCGCTGGTGACAAGAAGGTCAACGTCATCAAGGTTGTTCGTGAAATCACCGGTCTGGGCCTCAAGGAAGCCAAGGGCGCCGTTGACGGTGCTCCGGCAACCCTGAAAGAAGGCATGTCCAAGGACGATGCTGAAGCAGCCAAGAAGAAGCTGGAAGAAGCTGGCGCTTCCGTGGAACTCAAGTAA
- the rplJ gene encoding 50S ribosomal protein L10 gives MPLGLEDKKAIVAEVSETAGQALSVVVANSRGVDVGAMTALRKKARDNGVQLRVVRNTLARRALQGTSWECLNETFVGPSLLAFSLEHPGAGARLLRDFAREQPKFEVKALAYEGELIDAKDIDRLASLPTYDEAIAKLMSVMKEASAGKLVRTLAALRDQKQEEEAA, from the coding sequence ATGCCCCTGGGTCTTGAAGACAAGAAGGCAATTGTCGCTGAGGTCAGCGAAACTGCCGGACAGGCGCTCTCCGTTGTCGTAGCCAATTCTCGCGGTGTTGACGTGGGTGCCATGACGGCACTGCGTAAAAAGGCCCGCGATAACGGCGTCCAGCTGCGCGTTGTGCGTAACACGCTGGCACGTCGCGCCCTGCAGGGCACTTCTTGGGAGTGCCTGAACGAGACTTTTGTTGGTCCGTCTCTGCTGGCGTTTTCTCTTGAGCATCCGGGCGCCGGCGCGCGTCTGCTCAGGGATTTCGCTCGCGAACAGCCCAAATTTGAAGTCAAGGCGCTGGCCTACGAAGGTGAGCTGATCGATGCAAAGGATATCGATCGTCTGGCAAGCCTGCCGACCTACGACGAAGCTATCGCCAAGCTGATGTCCGTCATGAAGGAAGCTTCTGCCGGCAAACTGGTACGCACGCTTGCAGCGCTGCGCGACCAGAAGCAGGAAGAAGAAGCGGCCTGA
- the rplK gene encoding 50S ribosomal protein L11, translated as MAKKVQAYIKLQVAAGKANPSPPVGPALGQHGVNIMEFCKAFNAETQDMEAGLPTPVVITVYSDRSFTFITKTPPAPVLLKKAAGIKSGSGEPNKKKVGTVTREQIEEIARTKEPDLTAADLEAALRTIAGTARSMGLNVEGL; from the coding sequence ATGGCCAAGAAAGTTCAGGCTTACATCAAGCTGCAGGTTGCAGCGGGTAAAGCCAATCCCAGTCCGCCGGTAGGTCCGGCACTCGGTCAGCACGGTGTCAACATCATGGAGTTCTGCAAGGCGTTTAATGCAGAAACCCAAGATATGGAAGCCGGTTTGCCGACCCCCGTGGTTATCACGGTCTATTCCGATCGCAGCTTTACGTTCATCACCAAGACGCCGCCGGCGCCGGTGCTGCTCAAAAAGGCTGCTGGCATCAAGTCCGGCTCCGGTGAGCCGAACAAGAAGAAGGTTGGCACGGTGACGCGTGAGCAGATCGAAGAGATCGCTCGCACCAAGGAGCCTGACCTGACAGCTGCCGACCTCGAGGCTGCACTGCGTACCATCGCTGGTACCGCACGCAGCATGGGTCTGAACGTGGAGGGTCTTTGA
- the rpoC gene encoding DNA-directed RNA polymerase subunit beta' — translation MKDLVKVLKSQAQSEEFDAIRISLASPDMIRSWSFGEVKKPETINYRTFKPERDGLFCAKIFGPVKDYECLCGKYKRMKHRGIICEKCGVEVTKASVRRERMGHIELASPVAHIWFLKSLPSRIGMLLDMTLRDIERVLYFESFVVIDPGMTTLERGQLLNDEQYFEALEEFGDDFDARMGAEAVQALLSDIDLGEEIDRLREEIPQTNSDTKIKKLSKRLKLLEAFYRSGNHPGWMVMEVLPVLPPDLRPLVPLDGGRFATSDLNDLYRRVINRNNRLKRLLDLSAPDIIVRNEKRMLQESVDALLDNGRRGRAITGSNKRPLKSLADMIKGKQGRFRQNLLGKRVDYSGRSVITVGPTLRLHQCGLPKKMALELFKPFIYSKLQGSGQASTIKAAKKLVEREMPEVWDILADVIREHPVLLNRAPTLHRLGIQAFEPMLIEGKAIQLHPLVCAAYNADFDGDQMAVHVPLTLESQLEARALMMSTNNVLSPANGDPIIVPSQDVVLGLYYMTRERIGAKGEGMAFSDLNEVERAFGTQNVALHARIRVRLSEWTRDEETGELIEHASVKDTTVGRALLYRIVPRGMPFEMVDKAMKKKAISQLINAGYRLVGLKETVIFADQLMYTGFRLATWSGASIGVNDFVIPDSKKEIIEAAEDEVKEIEDQFSSGLVTAGEKYNKVIDIWSKANDKVARAMMTGISKETVTDREGNEVEQDSFNSVFIMADSGARGSAAQIRQLAGMRGLMAKPDGSIIETPITANFREGLNVLQYFISTHGARKGLADTALKTANSGYLTRRLVDVAQDVVVTEVDCGTEEGLTLHPVIEGGDIIVSLAERVLGRVVARDVIDPQTEEVLIPRNTLLDEAWCNRLDTMGVDEIVVRSTITCETAHGVCSSCYGRDLARGHVVNVGESVGVIAAQSIGEPGTQLTMRTFHIGGAASRASAVDSVQVKHGGSVRLHNMKHVERSDGKLVVVSRSSALAVADEHGREREYYKLPYGAELSIKDGAQVESGQVVAKWDPHTHPIVSEVEGRIQFTDMEENVTINRSVDEMTGLSSIEVIESGNRPTSGRDKRPMIMLQNEHGEAVSLPGSNTPVQYMLPGNAIVSVDDGSAIGIGEVVARIPVEASGNKDITGGLPRVADLFEARKPKEASVLAETTGTITFGKETKGKRRLMITPTDGDPVEMLIPKWRQIGVFEGETVERGEVISDGPSNPHDILRLLGVSELAKYITAEIQDVYRLQGVGINDKHIEVIVRQMLRKVEIIDAGDSTLIPGDQVELVRVLAENARLHEQDKFPAKYDRVLLGITKASLATESFISAASFQETTRVLTEAAVTGKRDYLRGLKENVVVGRLIPAGTGLTHHAERRRRKEGAARDLHPSAFDVEQQLGEHLTALDADDDL, via the coding sequence ATGAAAGATCTGGTCAAAGTTCTTAAATCGCAGGCGCAGTCTGAAGAGTTTGATGCCATTCGGATTTCGCTTGCTTCTCCGGACATGATCCGCAGCTGGTCGTTTGGCGAGGTCAAAAAGCCCGAGACCATTAACTACCGGACGTTCAAGCCAGAACGTGACGGCCTGTTCTGTGCCAAGATTTTTGGTCCGGTCAAGGATTACGAGTGCCTGTGCGGCAAGTACAAGCGCATGAAGCACCGTGGCATCATCTGTGAAAAATGCGGCGTCGAAGTGACCAAGGCGTCCGTGCGTCGCGAGCGGATGGGCCATATCGAACTGGCGTCTCCCGTCGCGCACATCTGGTTTCTGAAGTCGCTGCCGTCGCGTATCGGCATGCTGCTGGACATGACCCTGCGTGATATCGAGCGCGTGCTCTATTTCGAGTCCTTCGTGGTCATCGATCCTGGCATGACGACGCTTGAGCGCGGTCAGCTGCTCAACGATGAGCAGTATTTCGAAGCGCTTGAGGAGTTTGGCGACGATTTCGATGCTCGCATGGGCGCCGAGGCCGTACAGGCGCTGCTGTCCGATATCGATCTGGGTGAAGAGATTGACCGTCTGCGTGAGGAAATTCCGCAGACCAACTCTGATACCAAGATCAAGAAGCTGTCCAAGCGCCTCAAGCTGCTGGAAGCCTTCTATCGTTCCGGCAACCATCCGGGCTGGATGGTCATGGAAGTGCTGCCGGTACTGCCGCCGGATCTGCGTCCGCTGGTGCCGCTGGACGGTGGCCGCTTTGCAACGTCTGATCTCAACGACCTCTATCGTCGTGTGATCAACCGTAACAACCGTCTCAAGCGTCTGCTGGACCTGTCTGCGCCGGATATTATCGTCCGCAATGAAAAGCGCATGCTGCAGGAATCGGTCGATGCCCTGCTGGACAACGGTCGTCGCGGTCGTGCCATCACCGGCTCGAACAAGCGTCCGCTGAAGTCACTGGCTGACATGATCAAGGGCAAGCAGGGACGTTTCCGTCAGAACCTGCTGGGCAAGCGTGTTGACTATTCCGGTCGTTCGGTTATCACCGTAGGCCCGACCCTGCGTCTGCATCAGTGCGGTCTGCCCAAAAAGATGGCGCTTGAGCTGTTCAAGCCCTTCATCTATTCGAAGCTGCAGGGCAGTGGCCAGGCCTCGACCATCAAGGCGGCCAAGAAGCTGGTAGAGCGTGAAATGCCCGAGGTGTGGGACATTCTCGCCGACGTTATCCGTGAACATCCGGTACTGCTGAACCGCGCGCCGACGCTGCACCGTCTGGGCATCCAGGCGTTCGAGCCGATGCTGATCGAAGGCAAGGCCATTCAGCTGCATCCGCTCGTTTGTGCGGCCTATAACGCCGACTTTGACGGCGACCAGATGGCCGTTCACGTACCGCTGACGCTGGAATCCCAGCTTGAAGCGCGTGCGCTGATGATGTCGACCAATAACGTGCTTTCGCCGGCCAACGGTGATCCCATCATCGTGCCGTCACAGGACGTTGTTCTGGGTCTTTACTACATGACGCGCGAGCGTATTGGCGCCAAGGGTGAAGGCATGGCCTTCTCCGACCTTAATGAGGTCGAGCGTGCCTTCGGTACCCAGAACGTGGCACTTCATGCGCGCATTCGTGTCCGTTTGAGCGAATGGACGCGTGATGAAGAAACCGGTGAGCTGATCGAACATGCTTCGGTCAAGGACACCACCGTGGGCCGTGCGCTGCTGTATCGCATTGTGCCGCGCGGTATGCCGTTTGAAATGGTCGACAAGGCCATGAAGAAAAAGGCGATCTCCCAGCTGATCAACGCCGGCTATCGTCTGGTGGGGTTGAAGGAAACCGTCATTTTTGCTGACCAGCTGATGTATACCGGTTTCCGTCTGGCCACCTGGTCGGGTGCCTCCATCGGCGTAAACGACTTCGTAATCCCCGACTCCAAGAAGGAGATTATCGAAGCGGCCGAGGATGAAGTGAAAGAAATCGAGGATCAGTTCTCCTCGGGTCTTGTCACGGCTGGCGAGAAGTACAACAAGGTCATCGACATCTGGTCCAAGGCGAACGATAAGGTCGCTCGTGCCATGATGACCGGTATTTCCAAGGAAACAGTGACCGATCGTGAAGGTAACGAGGTTGAGCAGGATTCGTTCAACAGCGTCTTCATCATGGCGGATTCCGGTGCTCGTGGTAGTGCCGCCCAGATCCGTCAGCTGGCCGGTATGCGTGGTCTGATGGCCAAGCCGGATGGCTCGATCATTGAAACGCCGATCACCGCCAACTTCCGTGAAGGCCTGAACGTACTGCAGTACTTCATCTCGACGCACGGTGCTCGTAAGGGTCTGGCAGATACGGCACTCAAGACGGCCAACTCCGGTTACCTGACGCGTCGTCTGGTTGATGTGGCTCAGGACGTGGTCGTAACCGAAGTCGATTGCGGCACGGAAGAAGGTCTTACACTGCATCCGGTCATTGAAGGGGGCGATATCATCGTCTCGCTGGCCGAGCGTGTGCTGGGTCGCGTCGTGGCGCGTGATGTCATCGATCCGCAGACCGAGGAAGTGCTGATTCCGCGCAATACGCTGTTGGATGAAGCCTGGTGCAACCGTCTCGACACCATGGGTGTTGACGAGATTGTGGTGCGCTCGACCATTACCTGTGAAACGGCACATGGCGTCTGCTCGTCCTGCTATGGCCGCGATCTGGCCCGTGGACATGTGGTCAACGTTGGTGAATCGGTGGGTGTCATTGCGGCACAGTCCATCGGCGAGCCGGGTACCCAGCTGACCATGCGTACCTTCCACATTGGTGGTGCGGCTTCGCGTGCTTCGGCCGTGGATAGCGTCCAGGTCAAGCATGGTGGTAGCGTGCGACTGCACAACATGAAGCATGTTGAGCGTAGCGACGGCAAACTGGTTGTGGTCTCCCGTTCGAGTGCTCTGGCGGTGGCCGATGAGCATGGCCGTGAGCGCGAGTACTACAAGCTGCCCTACGGCGCCGAGCTGTCCATCAAGGACGGCGCGCAGGTTGAGTCCGGCCAGGTCGTGGCCAAGTGGGATCCGCACACACATCCGATCGTCTCGGAAGTGGAAGGTCGCATCCAGTTCACGGACATGGAAGAAAACGTCACCATCAACCGCAGTGTTGATGAGATGACCGGTCTATCTTCCATCGAAGTGATCGAGTCCGGTAACCGTCCAACATCCGGACGCGACAAGCGTCCCATGATCATGCTGCAAAACGAGCATGGTGAAGCGGTCTCCCTGCCGGGCTCCAATACGCCGGTACAGTACATGCTGCCCGGTAATGCGATCGTTTCCGTTGACGATGGTTCTGCGATCGGCATCGGTGAAGTGGTCGCTCGTATTCCGGTGGAAGCGTCCGGTAACAAGGACATCACCGGTGGTCTGCCGCGCGTTGCAGACTTGTTCGAGGCGCGCAAGCCCAAGGAAGCTTCGGTACTGGCCGAAACCACGGGTACCATCACCTTCGGCAAGGAAACCAAGGGCAAGCGTCGTCTGATGATTACGCCCACCGATGGTGATCCGGTCGAAATGCTGATTCCCAAGTGGCGTCAGATCGGTGTCTTCGAAGGCGAAACCGTCGAACGTGGTGAGGTCATTTCCGATGGCCCCAGCAACCCGCACGATATCCTGCGTCTGCTTGGGGTCAGCGAGCTGGCCAAATATATTACTGCGGAAATCCAGGACGTCTATCGTCTGCAGGGCGTTGGCATCAACGACAAGCACATCGAAGTCATCGTGCGTCAGATGCTGCGCAAGGTAGAGATTATCGATGCCGGCGACAGCACGCTGATTCCGGGCGATCAGGTTGAGCTGGTGCGTGTTCTGGCAGAGAATGCACGGCTGCATGAGCAGGACAAATTCCCTGCCAAATACGACCGTGTACTGCTGGGTATCACCAAGGCATCGCTGGCGACCGAGTCCTTCATTTCGGCGGCTTCCTTCCAGGAAACCACGCGCGTATTGACCGAGGCTGCCGTGACCGGCAAGCGCGATTATCTGCGTGGCCTGAAGGAGAACGTGGTGGTGGGTCGCCTCATTCCGGCAGGGACGGGTCTTACCCACCATGCCGAACGTCGTCGCAGGAAGGAGGGTGCTGCACGTGACCTGCATCCTTCGGCCTTCGATGTCGAACAGCAGCTGGGTGAGCATTTGACCGCCCTGGACGCTGACGACGATCTCTAA
- the rplA gene encoding 50S ribosomal protein L1 — translation MAKLSKRMKLIRDRVDASRVYSVDEAATLLSEISSVKFKESVEVAVNLGVDPRKSDQVVRGATVLPNGTGRDVRVAVFAQGAAADAAREAGAEIVGMDDLAAEVKKGNLDFDVVIAAPDAMRVVGQLGQILGPRGLMPNPKVGTVTPDVATAVKNAKAGQVRFRTDKNGIIHAGIGKVDFTPEALRGNLEALVNDLKKLKPSTSKGVYIKKVSLSTTMGPGVTVDHSYLN, via the coding sequence ATGGCCAAGCTTTCCAAGCGCATGAAGCTGATTCGCGATCGTGTCGATGCCTCGCGTGTATACAGTGTTGATGAAGCCGCTACGCTGCTGTCTGAAATTTCTTCCGTGAAATTCAAGGAAAGTGTAGAAGTCGCCGTCAACCTGGGTGTTGATCCGCGTAAATCGGATCAGGTTGTTCGTGGTGCTACCGTACTGCCCAATGGCACTGGTCGTGACGTTCGTGTTGCGGTCTTTGCGCAGGGTGCGGCAGCTGATGCGGCTCGTGAAGCCGGTGCCGAAATTGTCGGCATGGATGATCTGGCAGCAGAAGTCAAAAAGGGCAACCTTGACTTTGACGTTGTCATCGCAGCGCCGGACGCCATGCGCGTCGTCGGTCAGCTGGGCCAGATTCTGGGTCCGCGCGGCCTGATGCCCAACCCCAAGGTGGGTACCGTAACGCCTGACGTTGCGACTGCCGTCAAGAATGCCAAGGCAGGCCAGGTGCGTTTCCGTACCGACAAGAACGGCATCATTCATGCGGGTATCGGCAAGGTCGATTTCACGCCTGAAGCCCTGCGTGGCAACCTGGAAGCGCTGGTCAATGATCTGAAAAAGCTCAAGCCCAGCACCTCCAAGGGTGTTTATATCAAAAAGGTTTCCCTGTCCACGACAATGGGGCCTGGTGTTACCGTCGATCATTCCTACCTGAATTGA